attcattatccattagcatttcaattatgtttatgtttaacgaagatattgaagcttcaattaatcgctatttcgttccgctgtgtagtgtttatcgatatataacatgattaaaatcgacttttcacatccctaaaagagcacacatatacgcttttacgcacacatacacagcctgggcgcatcaagaaaggcaacacttgatttgaagttcaccttgtcaacagtatggttgtccttttttgacaaacggcctTTTTAAAAGAgtgaggagagagaaatgatactagttgctgcgccgtgaaagagaacagaaaacgttgggcccttgataCACTGGCACGCACTGGTGTGCACCTTGCGCACGCGCCATCTACCGGAATACGACGTTCGTTATTTAGTCAtttaacttacaaaaaaaagGTTCCATCAATTCAAGCCGATTCAAGTAGCCGACTCGTAAAAATTGCCTTAAATGATTTTCCAATTTTAGGTGTTATAAAGTGATAATTTTGTACGATTGAgtttcatatttataaatattacgaATTGGGTTATTTAAGTGAAACAATGTGGCGAAttcatcaatattatttttcatgAGTGTATAGTAATGCCATCTATGCTTTGGTTAGTCAAACATGTGAGTGTGACTATGGAGTTCcttctctttctttacttattactttatgcttaaaCTAAAGTTGATGGCGACACGTACGCCAACGACATAATATTAACATAATAATTAGATGTCATGACCTCTCCAATCAAATGTGAACCTTAACATTATTCCCTTACGTACCATATTTGCTAAAGTCAGCCCCGAGCAGCCGCAGATAGTGCACGGTGTCGGGCGTGGCGGTGTAGGCGCGCAGCGAGTGCACGCCGCGCCAGCCCACCAGCGTGAGGTGCAGGCTCGACTCCGGGTCCTGGTACTGCAGGATACAGCTGCCGGTTGCTGGAAACACATTGTTTTGGGTTTGTAACGTTTTATTACAACTAAAAGTCAGAAAGTTAAGACTCGACTGCTATTTAATGCATCTGAATAAAAACGGATTAATCGATTTAGTTGCGGTTTTGCATAAAAGTTTTGTGATACATTAGTGATTGTTTTTAGATCTTAACTCACTAAAAGGCTCTGCGTTTAATGGGGGATTTTAAATCAAAATGAGGCCAatcgtggctcactccgcgatcacaccaattttggtatctagcagtagtagttgccgcgcaccgctatggaacggacgcctattcgcgcttgcgccactttgcggtcatatctgtcgtaatagacgcattttattagagagtgaaccttctttctatacctagtactattatttattctttgaTGGGGCACATAGCTATTGGTCTTAAATATTGTCGTTAGTGATTCTAATTTTCATTCTTACGTTAGGCACATCCTAACGCACCTTTTGCTTGTAATATTGATACTCCTTACTGTATGGTCTAACTTTGACAGTAAAAATGTCTTtgaagttttaaatttaaatcttgattagggtggtattccacctatccgaTTTCTTTGTCCAACGTGTATTGCgtttcacattttgctttaatgagagagtgagagacaatgacattggacatgtggaataccacccttaggcaCATCCTTGATAACCGACAATAAGTAATCTTTGTTTGTAATAttgatagagtctgttcggaaagagaagagttgtggaatgtgagcgtttcttttattttttgccatttttatatattgtgaccttttttgccacttttgtgttatttctagtaaggatcgcgagcccttttcatccttatgggagaaaaaaagtgtcctaaaatttccatacatttttcacagtttcctttttgttaccgccatacaaagtgtatggggaaatggtaacaaaATAGGAAataactctgggacatttttttatcccattaggatcgaaagagctcgtgattctgagtacaAATAACACAACAGAGGCAAAAAAAGtcacaatatttaaaaatggcaaaaaataaaagaaacgtcatgtatggggctcaatacattccacgactcttctctctccgaacagactctaatcGTTACTGTACGGTCTAAATTTGTCAGCAAAAATGACTTTGTAGTTTTAAATTTAGGAGTGAACTTTGATTGTCATTGCGGACGCTGAGGGCGCTGTTTAAAACTCACCGAGATCCTTGAGCTGCGCCTGCGCGTGCTCGCTGAAGAGCTTGAGGTCCGGGGGGCTGCTGGGGTTGTCGTTCTGCAGCACCAGCACTAAGTCCTCCTTGAGGATGCGCACGCGGCGTCGCAGGCCGATGAACGGGGCCACGCTGGCCAGCCCTTCCTGGGATAGCCTGggaaagtacaaattaaaatttAGAGCACACATCATGCTAAagaaatctttttagggttccgtacccaaggggtaaaaacgggaccctgttcAGCGGTGAGGTGGATAGTGCTGGTTCAGTTGAGGCGAAGATAAGAACAGAacagaccctattactaagactccactgtccgtctgtcaccaggctgtatctcatatatgagccgtgatagctaggcagttgaaattttcacagatgacgtatttctattgcagctataacaacaaatactaaaaccataataaaatagatatttaattatggtacggagcccttcgtgcgcgagtccgactcgcacttggctggtttttttaAAGCCGATCCAATCTTTGCTCGATGGGATCCCTCGGTTACCACTGACGCTATGAATGCATATTTAGTTGGTGTAGTgcaatgatattatataactGTGTAGATAGGTTATACTCGTACTTGAGGAGcataaatagtagattgtacaacaagggcataaagtgacctatttttacccgaggcaattttttggtctgagcgaatcgaagaccaaaatagtagatgAGGGTAAACATGGACATTTATggccttgttgtacactctgcttttcacttcgattgcgaggaaaatatacaactaaatcaaatattttaggttattttaacgtatttattcaagactaaagaaaattgttcttgggccggtcggaggcgcggggcacgccgatcgggacaGCGCCGgtcggggcgcgccggcagggctggcagtttgtatggcagaatttggactttattgcgaagtcaataagggtcgtaatagatgattttactttatgctctctagagcataaaatgctctagcataaaatgcgattttatgtcgtctacgcacgacataaaggtgcactttttgagcatgagaagtgaaaaaatacTTATTTCTGTGCCTACGAagaaatctgttatttttgagTAAATTTCGCATTCCATCCATCTTTGTCATACTTGTTGTTAAACATAAGCTCGTCTTCTCTTTCGGTGTGCGGCAGCTCATTAGCACGTGCACAATTCTCGCTTGCCCAGGTGCGACTAAAGTcaacttgtacaatttgtcacaaggtaagcgcttcaattttggaacgcctATAACCTAtcttaaaagataaaaaatagtttattcaagtaggcatattacaatgcgcttatgaacgtcaaataaagctatactggctccaaccctacacctctgtttcgagaagatttaaatcccccctcatttggaggagggtatcccaatatgggaccggcaacaaactcggcgggacacatcttttcaaaacattattacatcttataattaacatgcatcacgagtaaataagaaaaaaaaatactatactaTCTTGGGTTATAAATCATTGGTGTAGTGTAGGTACCTGAAGGCGCAGGTCATGTTCTTGTTGTCGCAGCGCACGAAGGTTTTGACGCCGGTGTTGATGATCTTGATACTGTCCTCGTTGCGGCGCACCACGTCGCGAACTACCGGGGACACCAGGTAGATGTTCTTCTTCTTGCCCACGTGACACCTGTGTTAAATACGTGGACaatgtattttaatacatacataaacaCTTCAATCATACATAAAGCGACAAAATGTGTTGAGAGAGAGCCTTGGAAAATGATTTGAATAGATATATAGAACTGGCGACGCATCGGCCGTGTgttatattacacgaaccatttggaGCCACTTTTGACCCATACGTAACTcaaaatgtattaaacataaacatatgaAATTTGGTTCATTTACCCTTAAGGCTAACGAGAACCCCAGATCTCATGAATATAGCTCAACCAATTAATAAGGTAACATACATCTAAAAATCGAGATATTTCTGACTGAGTGTCTGACTAACATAAGAATTGAAAAATCCTGTTGTACCTTACCTAGTTAACAGACACTTGGAATCAAACTCCGCGCTCAGATCATAGAACTCCTTGATCGAGGGGAACACATCCTCATCATCCCCCTTGAAGAACACAAACGGGTCCTCCCTGTAGCCGCCCATGCGCCTCCTCTTGGCGGGCGGCTTCCCTTCCTTTCTCTCTTTCTCCTGGGGCTGCTCCGTCTCGCGGTCCTTCTCCCACGGCAGGGGCGCGGACTTCTCGAGCACGGCCACGAAGAAACCGCCCGTGTCTTGGTGGTGGGGGAGGATTCGTATGCTGAAAGGTTTTGACTTGGGTTATTTAGGAAAATTTACCATTTATACACtggaaaaggcgcgaaattcaaattttctaaggGGCCAAAGTTACTTCTTTAATAATTTGCCGCTtattctactgacggaaatgccTGGTCAgactatagttcgttatttGATGAGATTGAATATCCGCATTGGGTTAGCGTGGAAATGACTTCCAGTCCAAGCTCTGCTCTGAGGGGCGCAGCTATGATGATTTCTTGTGTTTAAAGTTTGGTATGACATCACTAGATGTAACAAAGTTATCGTCTTAAGTTTTCGCGACCATacataaaaactaaaaagaacACAACAAAGTACGTAGCAATTTTTACACTATTTAGCAATTCATTATGTGATTTGTGATTATGAGATTGATGATGTATAATGCACTTTACCATCTGTCCAGGTGGAACTTGTCCAGGTCCTCAGGGTTGGGTGGGAACATCTGCGGGCGCACCACGGTCTGCCACTTCTCCGGGACGTCCTCGTACTTGTCGTAGAACACCATGTCTTTTGACGCCGGACGCCAGTGTGTCATGCCTGAATAGTCATTGAAATAATTCAATTTTACGTCACTAATTTCTGCCAAAACCTCGTTAGAGTCacactaagaaaagtctgcagcggatttgatagcccagtgtaagtgttatttatacgtcataatttcatagaagtttgacgtttaaaatgacagttgcactgcgtgggctatcaaaatcgctgccgacttttcacggtctgactctagttaatGACTTGAGCgtgttaaccttttcgacgccgtgtcaaacacaaaagctgtcactcggacgccacgtcaccgaagtgtctaaactgaaattcaattttatgtatatatgcacgtaggtctatgttgctctgtggtctgtgacggatcaatcagtctttggcgttggacctgcagTGCCggtatatcggtcattggcgtgcAAAAGGTTAAAAGTGCTGACAATAACACGCTTGACTGACCTTTGGTAGTCTTAATCTCGTTGGACTAAAGTTTACTAATATTCAGTTAACAGACTCAACGACTGGTCAAAGGCTCGGTTTCGTTGGTTCTCAAGAAGGTAGACAGTAGATTCTCGTGTTATGGTGTTtgctatgtaggtatataataaaaaaaatactgcgaGTGGGgtgacactcctcctttcgggcattctcggctccgttcggctcagcattgctccgagccaTTATTAGgattgacacaacttgacggccctttgcgtgcacaaccacagataagataattaggtacttgaattttgacaagcctaaatagccgaaagggatagtgccatacattagaatgtgacagcatgattcgtccctgaatcgctgtcaaacttcagtTTTGTAGGATGTGtcatttctgtacggtagtactattatttattctctgcTCTCTCACAAACCAAGTTGTATAGATGAACTAAAGGTGAGGTACTTAAGCACCATAATGACCTGGGTGTGACTTGAGTCCGGTGAGCGAGGCCCGGACGTCCACTAGGGCGATGCTGCCGCCGGCCTCGGCCAGCATCCTGTGTATGACGGCCTCGTTCTCGACGGGGTTGAACGAGCAGGTGGAGTACACCAGGCGCCCGCCCAAGGCCAGCAGCTCGCAGCCGCGCTTTAGCACGCGGTATTGGATGCTATAGGGATTGTAATTTGGGATCAAAAACAACGGACCAATAACAAATACGAGTGTTTAACTCATCAATATTAATTAGtcattagtaaaaaaaatacaattgtgGTAGAAACTTTCACAGATGATTATTGGAACGAAGTTCCTTATCGGACGGTTTGCGGAGGCCATACTTGTGCGATATATACAAGAACAgaacaaaacaaaacatgaGCATGAACACGTCACGAGCCTTTCTTTACTTTGTTTCAACCGaatgttttattttcttaaattaacctttgtttttgtataaatttgtgGTTTAGGTACACTAATCATATAATGAATAATGATGCTGACTGTTAAAAACTGTTATTTAATCTATAAAATTGTTCAGAGTTTTTATTCGGAGGCTCGTGTCCTTTGAGTTGGTCTTAAAAAAGACTCAACaaaggactcgactcgggaCTTAAAAGACTCGGAAGTTTTTAAGCGCAGAGTCTTGTAAAAACGGACTgagttcttcaaattcagactcaaaGAACTCGTGTTCCTACCAACACTAGCAGTTGCGTAGGACGTAGGTGGATTATAAATGTCAGCTCAACCTGACACCAGGAACTGGTTCGAATCTTCCTTGCAGATTTTTATAAACATTGCAAGATAAAGATAAGCTTGTGAAGACAGAATATATAATTGCGGATTTTTTATTTGACAGACCCGTGTAGGTTGTTCCCGTTGCCCGTGGACCATTTGAGCCAGATGTCGGGATTCTTCCGTAGCGTCGCATCCCCGGAGCACGGCACGTCACACAGAATCCGGTCGAATTTCAGCGGGACAGTGGATTCTGGGTTCTGCAAATATATAACAACATTAACAACTGTTGGATTTCATTTAACAGACGGTCTCTGAATACTTGCCTCGCCCGAAACATTGTGGAAGCGAGTGTGTTTGCCTTGGGCGAGACACGTCTTTACAAACCGAGTTGCTTCGCGCGGCGAGTTTTTTTTAAGGCGGCTTGTTCAGTTTGACACGCCTAATGAGTACAGGTCAAATGGCAATAGATTACGTAAAAATTCGCCAATTCGCGATCGCCAAGCGGACGCCTATTTATTCTTAGCAAAAAGTTAGAACAAGGATTTGAAAATGATGATGAGTCACCTTGGGGTCCGTGACTTGTATGTTGGGCATGACGGCGGAGTCGTGGTTGGTGATGACGATGCAGGGAGAGTTGAGCCTCTTGGCCTGGTGCACCAGCATGTAGCAACGGCTGTTGTCCACGTCATTCGCCATCACGAAGCCTGAAGATAACTCATTATTAAGCCCCGTCTCCATATCGCGCGGCAAGCCAACTCGATGGCTCGCGAGCCAGcccggtatccattgcgcgcggctgccgcgcgagccaatgttcgatgGTTTGCCGCGCGATATGGAGACGAGGCTTTAGCTTagtaatataaaactaaaaaaaactaattgaCAGACCCAGAGATAGGCAGGTAAAATAGACCTACATAATTCTACCATTACCTGTTGGCATTTTATCCTCATCTGCATGTAGGAACTCAATCAGCTGAGCTGTCTTAGAACCAGGGGCCGCACACATGTCCAGTACCTTGAAAcatatatatttagattaattAGATAGAGTTCGACCAAGATAAATCTGCAACTATTTTGGTAGAACAcgaagtgcaagtgttattaatacgtaataatatcatagaagtttgacatttaaaataacagttgcgCAATGAGCGCTCTAGAGACTCTAAGTAATCTGGTAAATCATAGTAAGATTTTTATAATTACTtgctaattgaccgaagcgtagcgaaggtctacgttttgactcgggcattttgctttcgtatgtccgtccggatgttctcctctacaggtcacaattctcaaccgattctcgtgaaattttgtgaccagattctatgattaaataaaattcttatgtcaatccagtttttggaa
The Cydia splendana chromosome 20, ilCydSple1.2, whole genome shotgun sequence DNA segment above includes these coding regions:
- the LOC134800520 gene encoding tRNA (cytosine(34)-C(5))-methyltransferase, whose amino-acid sequence is MLNFSYLSHKSYTTLGALLRRMGNRKRNRNVNKFAQRKRDKKEQEKNPQAKPEGDTRKHYEDIVRENATFEEYYKGQKVCPEEEWPAFMKALKENLPTAFRITGSKCEADALMNIVKSEYFSELLNVKLKTEGEEEVEIKPMNLPWYPNGLAWQLRLSRTDIRRSEPLYKLHNFLVAETAAGGVSRQEAVSMIPPVVLDVQPHHKVLDMCAAPGSKTAQLIEFLHADEDKMPTGFVMANDVDNSRCYMLVHQAKRLNSPCIVITNHDSAVMPNIQVTDPKNPESTVPLKFDRILCDVPCSGDATLRKNPDIWLKWSTGNGNNLHGIQYRVLKRGCELLALGGRLVYSTCSFNPVENEAVIHRMLAEAGGSIALVDVRASLTGLKSHPGMTHWRPASKDMVFYDKYEDVPEKWQTVVRPQMFPPNPEDLDKFHLDRCIRILPHHQDTGGFFVAVLEKSAPLPWEKDRETEQPQEKERKEGKPPAKRRRMGGYREDPFVFFKGDDEDVFPSIKEFYDLSAEFDSKCLLTRCHVGKKKNIYLVSPVVRDVVRRNEDSIKIINTGVKTFVRCDNKNMTCAFRLSQEGLASVAPFIGLRRRVRILKEDLVLVLQNDNPSSPPDLKLFSEHAQAQLKDLATGSCILQYQDPESSLHLTLVGWRGVHSLRAYTATPDTVHYLRLLGADFSKYDVNKFKKASDVPEGDADATETSEAMEVTATEEAPSETGEANGSDKL